In Vanacampus margaritifer isolate UIUO_Vmar chromosome 18, RoL_Vmar_1.0, whole genome shotgun sequence, a genomic segment contains:
- the LOC144038185 gene encoding antihemorrhagic factor cHLP-B-like: protein MMATHLFAVLLCCAVALPGFVVTQTVTCGEDSVKAAAGMAVQHINGRHKHGFKFRLQEVQSSSYQQFSGGCHIDVNVKLVQTKCHFSNPKPANECQLWRLDERGAVATCSVEFWVMWGVAKITKYECTTRPELADKELLMVCPSCPELLPLDNPTGVTAVQEAVLKFNQESEYHNYFTLMEVAQLTAADNVNIGTITRLKFALVETTCPRQSKHTFAACTPRCPDRANHVYCQASYYNSHQQVGELDCETYPPKNSEPLPAGEPEPVCRPLFHQSSEACVCKAKLRNPQPSIHHICPFPLNMQQLQ, encoded by the exons ATGATGGCGACTCACCTATTTGCGGTTCTGCTCTGCTGCGCGGTGGCTCTGCCAGGCTTTGTGGTGACACAAACGGTGACGTGCGGCGAGGACAGCGTGAAGGCGGCGGCTGGCATGGCCGTCCAGCACATCAACGGGAGGCACAAGCACGGGTTCAAGTTCAGGCTGCAGGAGGTCCAGAGCAGCAGTTACCAACAG TTTTCCGGCGGTTGCCACATCGACGTGAACGTGAAGCTTGTGCAGACCAAATGTCACTTCAGCAACCCCAAACCTGCCAACGAATGTCAACTGTGGCGGCTGGACGAACGG GGCGCAGTGGCTACCTGCAGTGTTGAATTCTGGGTGATGTGGGGCGTGGCCAAAATCACCAAATACGAATGCACCACCAGACCAG AACTGGCTGACAAGGAGTTGCTAATGGTTTGTCCCTCCTGCCCCGAGTTGTTGCCTCTGGACAACCCGACGGGCGTGACTGCCGTGCAGGAGGCGGTGCTCAAGTTCAACCAGGAGAGCGAATACCACAATTACTTCACCCTGATGGAAGTGGCTCAGCTCACCGCTGCG GACAACGTAAACATCGGCACCATcacccgtctgaagtttgccctGGTGGAGACCACGTGTCCCCGACAGTCCAAGCACACGTTTGCCGCCTGCACGCCTCGCTGCCCTGACCGAGCT AATCACGTCTATTGCCAAGCGTCCTATTATAACTCGCACCAACAAGTGGGAGAACTGGACTGTGAAACGTACCCACCAAAA AATTCCGAGCCCCTCCCGGCTGGCGAGCCGGAGCCCGTCTGCAGGCCGTTATTCCACCAGAGTTCGGAAGCTTGCGTTTGCAAGGCCAAGCTGAGAAATCCTCAGCCGTCCATCCACCACATTTGTCCCTTCCCGCTTAACATGCAGCAACTTCAATAa